The bacterium DNA window GGCCCAAACGCCTTTGTTCTTTTTTAAAAAAGCTTGCAGCGGATCCAGGTACAGAGATGTCAGCGTGCGGCTGGGATCGATATCCTCTTTGTCGTGAGCGACGTAGAGCTGACCGTTCAACACGTGGATATCCGCCTCGATGCTGGTGAATCCATGCTCCAGAGCGTCCAGCAACGGCCTTTTGTGTTCATAATCGTTATGGGCATGGCCGTGGGTCGATCCATCGGGAAGAGGGATGGGCGAATGGACCGTGCGGCTGCAGAAAGACAGCTGCAGACAGAGTGCGACCCAGAGAAGGGATGTTTTTCGCATACACCTTTGCTGTTTTTTATTCAATCAGCGTCTGCCGGTTTTTGCATCCGGCCGGCGCTATTATCGGTCCGTGTGCTGTTGCGGTCCATGCGTCACGCTGTCTAATGTATGGCCCGTGCGCCTGGGTTCGCCGGTGCGTGGTTCAGCCAGAGGATGAAGCGAACTATTGACCTGCTAAACCGGTCGGTCCGGAATCCACTGATACCGGTCAAGGTCGATGTGACCATTGCGATTTACCGCAACCCCCTCACGGCGCAGCAACAGACGCTGCGCCGCTTTGCCCTCATGCTCCGGCAGGCTGATGCGGCCGCCGGCGCCGACCACCCGGTGCCAGGGCGTGGTGCGGTCCGCCGGCAGGCTGTGCAGAGCCCAGCCGACCGTTCGAGCCGCTCGCGGCATGCCGAGCAGAGCGGCGATCTGACCATAGGTCGCCACTCTGCCGGAAGGGATGCTCTCCACCAGCCGCCAGATTCGTGCAAAAGTATTTTCCATTCGAGCGTTTTATATTTTCTTAGGCCCGTTCATGCAAGCATTGCGTACACGCCGCTGCCCGCATTTTCTGGCCAAGAAGAAACGAATCGGCTGTCATCAGCGTAGCGCATGCGGCTTTTTTCGCCGAACCGCCTCGATCCACTGATGCAGGGCATGCAGAAAACGGGATCGATCTCGCTGGCTAAAAGGAGCGGGGCCTGTCACTACAGCGCCCATACCGCGAAGCTCCGCCAGCAGATCGCGGGTGGCCAGAGCAGGGCCGATGGTGGCATCGGTGAATTCGTGTCCAGCCGGGCTGAGAACCCGGGCGCCGTTTTTTAAACAGCGTGATGCCAGGTGGATATCGGCCGTGATCACGATGTCATTTCCGGCGGCCTGTTCTACAATCCAGTCGTCGGCCGCGTCAAACTGGTCGCTCACCACCTTGAGCTGCACGCCCGGCTGTGCCGGGAAGCGCATAGGGGCATTGGCCACCAGCCAGACTTGCACCTGATGCCGCTTGGCCACACGATAGATCTCATTTTTTACCGGACAGGCGTCCGCATCAACATAGATGACACACATGTCGTGACCATTCTCTGCAATAAGTTTGTTGGCTGCCGGCTTATTTCATCAGGACGGCTTTGCGGGTCTGATGAAAAGAG harbors:
- a CDS encoding MGMT family protein; the protein is MENTFARIWRLVESIPSGRVATYGQIAALLGMPRAARTVGWALHSLPADRTTPWHRVVGAGGRISLPEHEGKAAQRLLLRREGVAVNRNGHIDLDRYQWIPDRPV
- a CDS encoding YaiI/YqxD family protein gives rise to the protein MCVIYVDADACPVKNEIYRVAKRHQVQVWLVANAPMRFPAQPGVQLKVVSDQFDAADDWIVEQAAGNDIVITADIHLASRCLKNGARVLSPAGHEFTDATIGPALATRDLLAELRGMGAVVTGPAPFSQRDRSRFLHALHQWIEAVRRKKPHALR